One window of Acropora palmata chromosome 1, jaAcrPala1.3, whole genome shotgun sequence genomic DNA carries:
- the LOC141892761 gene encoding uncharacterized protein LOC141892761 codes for MSLCAILACVVSKDSTFSSFVLHSFPASTSFHPVSTVSPLKPEEFARNLSNHPNQPQVAFVLDGLRNGFRLGFHHSRKLKSATTNKPSAKQHPNVIDRYLANEVSLGRVGGPFSSPPLPNLHISSFSVIPKKGQPGKWRLIVDLSSPGGWSVNDGIDPYEFALQYITVDQIISMVSKYGKGALIAKFDVETAYRNIAVHPGDRYLLGLKWRDRYYVDLALPFVLRSAPFIFSSVADMVEWILRHDHNVSDLMHYLDDFITAGPPDSSQCADNMAKSLAACRVLGLPLHPDKCIGPSSCLQVLGIELDSMAQVARLPEDKLCALQELIHSWRTCRWCTRRQLESLIGHLHHAAKVVWPGRTFLRRMIDLLCCFRKHDHPIGLNTEFHLDLQWWFQTPTLIASG; via the coding sequence ATGTCTCTGTGTGCTATCTTGGCTTGTGTCGTATCAAAGGATTCCACCTTTTCCTCGTTTGTTCTCCATTCCTTTCCAGCCTCCACATCGTTTCACCCAGTGTCCACTGTGAGCCCACTCAAGCCTGAGGAGTTTGCTCGCAACTTGTCCAATCACCCAAACCAACCTCaagttgcctttgttttgGATGGTCTGCGGAATGGCTTCAGATTGGGGTTTCACCACTCCAGGAAATTGAAGTCAGCAACTACAAACAAACCTTCAGCCAAGCAGCATCCTAATGTCATTGACCGATATCTGGCTAATGAGGTCTCACTTGGGAGGGTTGGAGGGCCTTTTTCTTCCCCACCACTCCCCAACTTACATATCAGTAGCTTCAGCGTTATCCCCAAAAAGGGTCAACCTGGAAAGTGGAGACTCATAGTGGATTTGTCGTCTCCTGGAGGCTGGAGTGTAAATGATGGTATCGACCCCTATGAATTTGCCTTGCAATATATTACTGTTGACCAAATTATTAGCATGGTTTCTAAGTATGGTAAAGGAGCCCTGATAGCTAAGTTTGATGTAGAGACCGCTTATCGGAACATAGCCGTCCATCCTGGAGATCGATATCTGTTGGGCTTGAAGTGGCGGGATCGCTATTACGTGGATTTAGCCTTACCGTTCGTTCTCCGCTCGGCACCCTTTATCTTCAGTTCTGTGGCCGACATGGTGGAGTGGATTCTCCGTCATGATCACAACGTCTCGGACTTGATGCATTATCTAGATGACTTCATAACCGCAGGCCCCCCAGACTCCAGTCAATGTGCAGACAATATGGCAAAGTCATTGGCAGCTTGCAGAGTGTTAGGGCTTCCTCTCCATCCTGACAAGTGTATCGGTCCGTCCTCTTGCTTGCAGGTACTAGGCATCGAATTGGATTCCATGGCTCAGGTCGCTCGCCTTCCAGAGGATAAGCTTTGTGCTTTACAGGAACTGATTCATTCGTGGCGCACTTGTCGCTGGTGTACCAGGCGTCAATTAGAGTCTCTTATTGGCCATTTACATCACGCTGCAAAGGTTGTTTGGCCAGGGCGTACGTTTTTGCGCCGCATGATCGACCTGCTCTGTTGTTTCCGCAAGCACGACCATCCCATTGGCTTAAACACGGAATTTCACCTGGATCTCCAGTGGTGGTTTCAGACTCCCACCCTGATTGCCTCCGGGTGA
- the LOC141892926 gene encoding ATP-dependent DNA helicase RecQ-like, producing the protein MIGYLCGSVTSGPKKSPELINAIAACDEASEESEFLSALNASLTHFVHKTLKAEQVECIHRTLCHGRDVLAVLPTGFGKSAIYQLIPKELFNLGRTANAISKTTVAVVSPLDYIRNQQVASIEKMDCGICAAAIGESIQGDSEIENGKLYIMFGSVEQWLSNRCRKALHFGALHQTKVLVVDEVHTVATW; encoded by the coding sequence ATGATTGGTTACCTGTGTGGCAGTGTGACTTCCGGTCCAAAAAAATCCCCCGAGCTGATTAATGCCATCGCGGCGTGTGACGAGGCAAGCGAAGAGAGCGAGTTTTTGTCAGCTTTAAATGCTTCTCTTACGCATTTTGTTCACAAAACTCTTAAAGCTGAACAAGTAGAATGCATTCATAGAACATTATGCCATGGGAGAGATGTTTTGGCCGTGTTACCGACGGGATTCGGCAAGAGCGCCATCTATCAGTTGATTCCAAAAGAGTTGTTTAATTTAGGTCGTACAGCCAACGCCATATCAAAAACCACCGTTGCTGTGGTAAGTCCGTTGGACTACATCAGAAATCAACAAGTTGCTTCCATTGAAAAAATGGATTGTGGAATCTGCGCTGCGGCTATTGGGGAGTCAATCCAGGGAGACAGCGAGATCGAAAATGGAAAGCTCTACATTATGTTTGGAAGTGTCGAACAATGGCTTAGCAATCGTTGCCGAAAAGCATTGCATTTTGGCGCTCTTCATCAGACAAAGGTCCTGGTTGTCGATGAAGTGCATACTGTGGCAACATGGTAG